The following coding sequences are from one Bufo bufo chromosome 2, aBufBuf1.1, whole genome shotgun sequence window:
- the GGT6 gene encoding glutathione hydrolase 6 has product LTPPSPIDCKLLWSGLDIPVLCGYFSSSAESCSGVARDWLAGGGSVVDAGIAAVLCLAVVHPHAVSLGGTFASIYLTRRSQNASVVNAIPSQASPIAYGIPSLLQGLWSLHQNHGRSLWPELFSPAIYLAKQGFVVDSSLHAALEKNQKKIKSSESLQGLFYHQNILKRAGASVSNVQLGNVLEIAQTMRGSALPDLLVQQLLGDLEVTDREQLREALSGMHLKSENPFQLHLDGMTLYSSSAPTMGRILASSVQEMSQKLRNPYSAPISDLLINVSKTMYSMAGVKPSDFTTDRSAGAQIQWDLAPVGSNVLVADSDGNVLVVSLTLNSTFGSGFVSPSTGILLSDFVQGAASTPSATFSFWACPTVVLFGSDNDAMGLAARGGSSLPFSLAHVLLRHVLLKMDLTESINGTLTDLLPADSDPWLKYFGLQGVVPAMAIEVASEHVHVATSQSCSCHPAGL; this is encoded by the exons cttactcctccttctcctatagattgtaagctcctatggtcaggactcgatATCCCTGTACTGTGTGGTTATTTCTCCTCTTCCGCAGAGTCCTGTTCTGGGGTGGCTCGGGATTGGCTGGCCGGTGGGGGGTCCGTTGTCGATGCTGGCATTGCCGCCGTCCTGTGTCTCGCAGTTGTCCACCCTCATGCTGTCAGTTTAG GTGGAACTTTTGCCTCCATTTACCTTACTAGAAGATCCCAGAATGCATCAGTGGTGAATGCCATCCCCAGTCAAGCCTCTCCCATTGCCTATGGGATTCCTTCTTTGCTCCAGGGCCTGTGGTCTCTCCATCAGAATCATGGCAGAAGCCTTTGGCCAGAGCTGTTCAGCCCGGCCATTTATCTGGCTAAGCAGGGCTTTGTGGTGGACAGCAGCCTGCATGCAGCTCTGGAGAAGAACCAGAAGAAAATAAAGTCCTCAGAGAGTCTGCAGGGTCTCTTCTATCATCAAAACATCCTCAAAAGGGCTGGAGCTTCAGTATCTAATGTGCAGCTAGGAAATGTGCTGGAGATTGCCCAAACCATGAGGGGTTCTGCACTTCCAGATCTTCTTGTCCAGCAGCTGTTGGGGGACCTTGAGGTCACAGACAGAGAGCAGCTGCGGGAGGCTCTTTCAGGGATGCACCTTAAAAGTGAAAACCCATTCCAGCTTCACCTTGATGGGATGACTCTGTATAGTTCCTCAGCGCCCACCATGGGGAGAATCCTTGCCAGTTCTGTCCAGGAAATGTCTCAGAAACTGAGGAATCCTTACTCTGCTCCAATCTCTGACCTTCTCATCAATGTCTCGAAGACCATGTACTCTATGGCCGGTGTGAAACCTTCCGATTTTACAACTGACCGCTCAGCTGGAGCACAGATCCAATGGGACCTGGCACCTGTTGGCAGCAATGTTCTGGTGGCGGACTCTGATGGCAATGTGTTGGTGGTTTCCCTCACACTGAACAGCACATTTGGGTCTGGATTTGTGTCTCCCTCCACAGGAATCCTCCTCAGTGACTTTGTTCAGGGGGCAGCTTCAACGCCATCTGCCACCTTCTCGTTTTGGGCTTGCCCAACAGTAGTATTATTTGGTTCAGATAATGATGCGATGGGCTTAGCAGCCCGAGGCGGAAGCTCTTTGCCTTTCTCTTTGGCTCATGTTCTCTTACGTCATGTTCTGCTGAAGATGGACCTTACAGAATCGATCAATGGGACCTTGACAGATCTTCTACCTGCGGACTCTGACCCCTGGCTTAAATACTTCGGTTTACAGGGTGTTGTGCCTGCCATGGCAATAGAGGTGGCATCAGAGCATGTACATGTAGCTACATCACAAAGCTGCTCTTGTCACCCTGCAGGACTTTAG